From Roseibium alexandrii DFL-11, the proteins below share one genomic window:
- a CDS encoding LysR family transcriptional regulator → MNASPSPYQIKAFTYVARERSFSRAAQTLNVTQSSVTQHVAKLENLMGTQLFIRRREGLELTRAGIELFSITDRLATLDQLVTEKVNDYNALTDGSIRLIANAPRPAMPIIARYGELYPKVQIDFTLYDWTTAMTLLNERQVDMAIVTEPQENPALVTHELRRSKYMVHMRADHRLAKEPVLSLVDLQTETLVLPEDGSLTQRVVNRKIKKHDLTFQRILKTTTFPMVKEALLHGLGVGLLLENSLYPSDNLVAIPVHEMPEEYRDCVVIPRDKKDLRLIQSFLGVCIDGSVSAPQTSARN, encoded by the coding sequence ATGAACGCTTCGCCCAGTCCCTACCAAATCAAGGCTTTTACCTATGTGGCGCGGGAGCGCAGTTTCTCCCGCGCTGCGCAGACACTGAATGTGACGCAGTCGTCTGTAACCCAGCATGTGGCCAAACTGGAAAACCTGATGGGGACCCAGCTCTTCATTCGCCGGCGGGAAGGATTGGAGCTGACGCGAGCAGGCATAGAGCTGTTTTCAATTACTGACCGATTGGCGACGCTGGACCAGTTGGTCACGGAAAAAGTGAACGACTACAACGCTCTAACGGACGGCAGTATTCGACTGATTGCCAACGCACCCCGGCCTGCGATGCCCATCATTGCGCGGTATGGAGAGCTCTATCCCAAGGTTCAGATCGATTTCACGCTCTATGACTGGACCACGGCCATGACGCTCTTGAACGAACGTCAGGTGGATATGGCGATTGTCACCGAACCTCAGGAAAATCCGGCGCTCGTGACACATGAGCTCCGGCGATCCAAATACATGGTACATATGCGGGCTGACCACCGGCTGGCGAAAGAGCCAGTCCTTTCGCTTGTCGACCTTCAAACGGAAACACTTGTCTTGCCCGAGGACGGGTCTCTGACCCAGCGGGTTGTAAATCGAAAGATCAAGAAACACGATCTCACCTTCCAGCGCATTCTAAAAACCACGACTTTTCCCATGGTCAAGGAAGCTTTGTTGCATGGTCTTGGTGTCGGATTACTTCTGGAAAACAGCCTCTATCCATCAGACAATTTGGTAGCCATTCCGGTGCATGAAATGCCGGAAGAGTACCGGGACTGTGTCGTTATTCCACGGGACAAAAAAGACCTGCGGCTCATCCAAAGCTTTTTGGGTGTCTGTATAGACGGATCGGTCTCCGCGCCTCAGACATCAGCCCGAAATTAA
- a CDS encoding ABC transporter ATP-binding protein: MAAISIKAIEKSFGETPVLEGINLDIAPGEFLTLVGPSGCGKSTLLRILAGLEAPGSGDVLIDGRKVNQVRPADRNLAMVFQSYALYPHLTVGQNMMTPLRLRDLSFAERLPFAGPLLAKSKYKALWAQVAETAKILQIDHLLDRKPGQLSGGQRQRAALGRAMVRKPAGFLMDEPLSNLDAALRIHMRSELAELHRSLATTFVYVTHDQAEALTMSDRMAVMMDGNILQLGTPDEIYNNPQDIRVAEFVGAPKINLLPGHLDSNGHARCGDVVLTRVAATSSDTITIGLRPEHLTLCNDTDPEALKGRVVHKENLGADIYLHISMKDGAHRLVIRAAPIDGVAVSIGQDVAFKRHHGAAMIFEAGGKRIGLDNNAGTAVAEVA, translated from the coding sequence ATGGCGGCCATTTCCATCAAGGCGATCGAAAAAAGTTTCGGCGAAACGCCAGTTCTTGAAGGGATCAATCTCGACATCGCGCCGGGAGAGTTCCTGACGCTTGTCGGGCCATCTGGATGCGGGAAGTCGACCTTGCTCCGGATTTTGGCCGGACTGGAGGCGCCAGGTTCTGGTGACGTTTTGATCGACGGCCGGAAAGTCAATCAGGTGCGCCCCGCTGACAGGAACCTCGCGATGGTCTTTCAGTCCTATGCGCTCTATCCGCATTTGACTGTCGGCCAGAACATGATGACGCCGTTGCGGCTCCGGGACTTGTCGTTTGCCGAACGGCTTCCTTTCGCCGGCCCGCTGCTCGCAAAGTCCAAGTACAAGGCTCTTTGGGCGCAGGTGGCCGAGACGGCGAAAATCTTGCAGATCGATCATCTTCTCGATCGCAAACCCGGCCAACTCTCAGGCGGTCAAAGACAACGTGCCGCCCTGGGCCGGGCGATGGTTCGCAAACCGGCCGGCTTCCTAATGGACGAACCTCTGTCCAATCTGGACGCGGCGCTGCGCATTCACATGCGCTCAGAACTCGCCGAACTTCATCGATCCCTTGCAACGACCTTCGTTTACGTCACGCACGACCAGGCCGAAGCATTGACGATGTCTGACCGGATGGCTGTGATGATGGACGGCAACATCCTTCAGCTCGGCACGCCGGACGAGATTTACAACAATCCGCAGGACATCCGGGTTGCTGAGTTTGTTGGAGCGCCGAAGATCAACCTCTTGCCTGGACATCTGGACAGCAATGGCCATGCCCGCTGCGGCGACGTTGTCTTGACGCGGGTCGCAGCCACCTCTTCAGACACAATTACAATCGGACTGCGCCCGGAACATTTGACACTGTGTAACGACACGGATCCGGAGGCTTTGAAAGGCCGGGTGGTTCACAAGGAAAACCTCGGCGCTGATATCTACCTGCACATAAGCATGAAAGACGGTGCGCATCGACTCGTCATCCGCGCGGCGCCCATAGATGGCGTTGCCGTGTCTATTGGCCAGGACGTTGCCTTCAAACGGCATCACGGTGCCGCCATGATTTTTGAAGCGGGCGGTAAACGGATCGGCCTTGATAACAACGCCGGCACCGCCGTTGCGGAGGTGGCGTGA